Part of the Haemophilus influenzae genome is shown below.
TGTTAATAATAGTTCACGAATTACACTAGAAATGGCAGTTAAACTTGCTAAAGTATTTGATACTACGCCTGAGTTTTGGCTTAATCTGCAAACACGTATTGATTTATGGGACCTTGAACACAATAAACGTTTTCAACAAAGTCTTGCAAATGTTAAACCCGCTCTACATCGGCATGATACTTCTACATTTGCAATGTAATTTGAGCCCTAAAGTGTCTATTTAATTTAGGGAATACTTCACTCTAAATATTTACAAGTGGTTAGGTTTCGCCAAACTTTTGCAAAATCTGTCCACTTGTTTCCTATATTTTCGCCCTATTTTCCAGTAGAATAGGGCGAATTTTTTTGTGAGGAATTATTAATGTCATCTCAATTTGTGTATACGATGCATCGTGTCGGCAAAGTAGTGCCGCCGAAGCGTCATATTTTGAAAGATATTTCTTTAAGCTTTTTCCCTGGTGCTAAGATCGGGGTTTTAGGTTTAAATGGTGCGGGTAAATCGACTCTTTTACGCATTATGGCAGGCGTAGATAAAGAGTTTGAAGGGGAAGCTCGTCCACAACCGGGTATTAAAATTGGGTATCTTCCGCAAGAGCCAAAACTCGAGCCACAACAAACCGTGCGTGAAGCAGTGGAAGAAGCGGTTTCTGAAGTGAAAAATGCACTGACTCGTTTAGATGAAGTGTATGCGCTTTATGCGGATCCCGATGCAGATTTTGATAAATTAGCGGCAGAACAAGCCAATCTTGAAGCCATTATTCAAGCGCATGATGGGCATAATTTAGATAACCAATTAGAGCGCGCCGCAGATGCGTTACGTTTACCAGATTGGGATGCTAAAATCGAACATTTATCTGGTGGTGAGCGTCGTCGTGTGGCACTTTGCCGCTTATTACTCGAAAAACCAGACATGCTCTTATTAGATGAGCCAACTAACCACTTGGATGCGGAATCTGTGGCATGGTTAGAGCGTTTCTTACACGACTACGAGGGTACAGTGGTAGCAATCACTCACGACCGTTATTTCTTAGATAATGTGGCTGGTTGGATCTTAGAGCTTGACCGTGGCGAGGGCATTCCTTGGGAAGGCAACTATTCTTCTTGGTTAGAGCAAAAAGAGAAACGTTTAGAACAAGAACAAGCAACTGAAAACGCACGTCAAAAATCCATTGCGAAAGAGTTAGAATGGGTTCGTCAAAATCCAAAAGGTCGTCAAGCGAAAAGCAAAGCACGTATGGCTCGTTTTGATGAATTGAACTCTGGCGAATATCAAAAACGAAACGAGACTAACGAACTCTTTATTCCACCTGGCCCACGCTTGGGCGATAAAGTGATTGAAGTGCAAAACTTAACCAAGTCTTATGGCGACCGCACTTTAATTGATGATTTGTCCTTTAGTATTCCAAAAGGTGCAATTGTTGGGATTATCGGAGCGAATGGTGCAGGTAAATCTACTCTATTCCGCATGTTGTCAGGTCAAGAGCAGCCAGATTCAGGTTCTGTGACAATGGGCGAAACCGTTGTACTTGCGTCTGTGGATCAATTCCGTGACGCTATGGATGATAAGAAAACCGTGTGGGAAGAAGTGTCTAATGGACAGGACATTCTCACTATCGGCAACTTTGAAATTCCAAGCCGTGCTTATGTGGGGCGTTTCAACTTCAAAGGTGTAGATCAACAAAAACGTGTGGGCGAATTATCAGGTGGAGAACGTGGTCGTTTACACTTAGCGAAACTTCTACAACGTGGTGGTAACGTGCTATTACTGGACGAACCAACCAATGACTTAGATGTTGAAACCTTGCGTGCCTTAGAAAATGCGATCTTAGAATTCCCAGGCTGTGCAATGGTTATTTCGCACGACCGTTGGTTCTTAGACCGTATCGCAACGCATATTTTAGACTACGGCGATGAAGGTAAAGTCACGTTTTATGAAGGTAACTTCTCAGACTACGAAGAGTGGAAAAAGAAAACCTTAGGCGATGCAGCAACCCAGCCACATCGTATTAAATATAAACGTATTGCGAAGTAATTTAGATTGAGAAAGTGCGGTGGATTTTGACCGCACTTTTCTTACTTTTTTGGGAGTGATTATGTTAGTTGATTTACATATTTTTTTCGCCTTTTTAAGTTTGGCATTGTTAGTAATTCGTGGTGCAATGCAGCTTAATGGTAAAAATTGGCGTTCGATAAAATTATTAAAAATTTTACCGCACTTATCAGATACCTTGCTGATTGTGTCTGGTGTCGTCATTTTATATCTCTTTGCTTTTGGTATTGAATGGTGGTTGGTAGCTAAATTCGCATTACTGATTTTGTATATCCTGTTTGCTGCAAAATTTTTCAGTAAAAAAGTTTCTCAACCCAAAAGCTTTTTCTTTTGGCTTGCTTGCGTAAGTTTTATTGGTGCGATGTTAATTGCCTATTTGAAATAAAACTATGTCATCTCGCCAACTTCAAATTTTAATCTGCAAAACTTTGCTGCTTGTGCCTGATAACGTATTAATTATCGGCGAAAGTGGCATTGCTTTTTCTAAAGCAACGAATTTGCTCGGGCAAGAATTTGAACATATTTTATTTGATGGACGAAATGGCATTCATCTTGAAGCACTGGCTGTTGCAGCTGGAACACTGAAAATGGGCGGCACGCTTTGTTTAGTGTTATCTGATTGGGAAAATTTATCTCAGCAGCCTGATCAAGATAGTTTACGTTGGAATGGAAATCAGTCAGCAATCGCCACGCCTAATTTTATTGATCATTTCAAACAGTGCATTGAGCACTATCATTTCCCCATTTTAAGAGAGGAAAGTGCGGTTGAATTTCCTCCCATTTTTTATTCTAACGAGAATCACAAAAATGCTACGTTAGCACAACAACAAATTATCGAGACTATTTTACAGACCGAGCAGGATATTTATTTTCTAACCGCCAAGCGGGGAAGAGGAAAATCCGCATTATTGGGTATGCTTGCTAACCAAATTCAAGCACCAGTTTATCTCACCGCACCGAATAAAAGTGCGGTGCATTCCGTTATTGAATTTTCAGAAGGGGACATTGAATTTATTGCGCCAGATGAATTGGCTTTGACGTTACAAAGTGAATCCGAATTTAGTCAATCTGCTTGGTTGCTGGTAGATGAAGCGGCGATGATCCCATTGCCCTTATTGCAAGAATATTCTCGATATTTTCAACATATTGTCTTCAGTACTACAATTCATAGCTACGAAGGTACGGGGCGTGGTTTCGAATTAAAATTTAAACGGAAAATTCACCGCACTTTTCAGCATTTTGAGCTTAAACAGCCCCTACGTTGGCAAGAAAATGACCCGTTAGAACATTTTATTGATGATCTTTTGTTGCTAAATGCCGAAGATGATTTTCAGCAATTTCCTTTTCAGCCTCATCTCCCTTATCAAATTCGAGAAGTGCAAAAACCACATCATATTGTAGATTTTTATGGCTTAATGACATTGGCACATTATCGAACATCGCCACTCGATCTTCGCCGTTTACTTGATGGGAAAAATCAACGTTTTTATTTTGCCGAATATCAACAGAATTTGCTCGGTGCAATTTGGGCATTAGAAGAAGGAAATATGGCAGATGATGAGTTGATTATTCAAATTCAACAAGGCAAACGCCGCCCGAAAGGGAATCTTGTGCCACAAGCCTTGTGTTTCCACGAAAATCTTTCCCAAGCCTGTAAATTACGATCTTTACGCATTTCTCGTATAGCGGTTCAGCCAAATTGGCAGCAAAAGGGCATTGGGCAAAATTTGATGCAAGCCATGGAAAATGCCGATGTGGATTTTCTTTCGGTAAGTTTTGGCTACACTGATGAACTCGCAAAATTTTGGCAAAAGTGCGGTTTTGTTTTGGTGCATTTAGGCGAGCATCAAGAAGCGAGTAGTGGTTGTTATTCAGCCATTGCCCTTAAAGGTATTTCCAAAGAAGGCTTGGCTTTAGTTGATACTGCGTACAAACAATTTCAGCGTAATCTCCCTTTATCTTTTCATCCGTTTGCCATAAATTTTGAGCAAAATCAGCTTGATTGGCAGCTTGATGATTTTGATTGGATGGGCTTAAAAAACTTCGCTAATTTTCACCGCACTTTATTTTCGAGCATTCCTGCAATAAGGCGTTTATTAAAATTAGCAGGCAAAGAAAATTTCCCATTAATTTCCGCTTATTTAACAAAAAAACAACTTCCTATTAACAAGAAAAAAGGCGTAGAATGTTTGCGTTTAGAAATTAAACAATATTTAGAGCGAGGAACTTTATGACAGAACAAGCCGCAAAACCAAAAGGCTGGTTTAAACGCGCACTTGAAAAATATGACAACTTCATTAAAGAATGGGGTTTAGATCAACCGAATTGTAGCTGCGTGCCTATGTCAGCAACAGAAGATGAAAATGGTAATTTGAAGAAAAAAGAATCTTCTTTAAAGAAATAAATATCAACTGTTTTTTTAAACAGTAAACTTATTGAAAGATAGAGCAAATTCCAGTACACTATGCGTCAATTTTTATACAAGATTGACGCATTATTTATATTTATGAAAACGGCTTTTTTCCAACCTGATATTCCAACCCAACCCAATGATCACAAAATTTTAGGCAATGTATTACCAGGCGCTGATGCATTGGCGATTAGTGAAATTGCAGAGCAAAACCAAAATTTAACCGTAGTGGTGACTCCAGATACACGAAGTGCGGTGCGTTTATCACGTGTTTTATCGGAATTAAGCAGTCAAAATGTATGCCTTTTTCCTGATTGGGAAACCTTACCTTACGATACCTTTTCTCCCCATCAAGAAATTATTTCCTCTCGTTTAAGTGCGCTTTTCCATTTACAAAATGCGAAAAAAGGCATTTTCTTATTGCCGATTTCGACATTAATGCAACGCCTTTGCCCGCCACAATATTTACAACACAATGTGCTTCTGATTAAAAAAGGCGATCGTTTGGTCATCGATAAAATGCGCTTACAATTAGAAGCAGCGGGCTATCGAGCTGTGGAGCAAGTATTAGAACACGGCGAGTACGCAGTTCGAGGTGCTTTGTTGGATCTTTTCCCAATGGGAAGTGCGGTGCCTTTTCGCCTTGATTTTTTTGATGATGAAATTGATTCCATTCGCACTTTTGATGTGGATACGCAACGCACTCTTGATGAAATTAGCTCAATTAATCTTTTGCCGGCTCACGAATTTCCAACGGATGATAAAGGGATTGAATTTTTTCGTGCGCAATTTCGTGAAACTTTTGGGGAGATTCGCCGAGATCCCGAACATATTTATCAGCAAATCAGTAAAGGTACCTTGATTTCTGGCATTGAATATTGGCAGCCACTTTTCTTTGCTGAAATGGCGACTTTGTTTGATTATTTGCCGGAGCAAACGCTGTTTGTAGATATGGAAAATAATCAAACGCAAGGCGAGCGTTTTTATCAAGATGCCAAACAGCGTTATGAACAACGTAAAGTGGATCCGATGCGTCCGCTTTTATCGCCTGAAAAATTATGGCTTAATGTAGATGAAGTCAATCGCCGATTGAAATCTTATCCACGTATTACATTTAAAGCGGAAAAAGTGCGGTCATCGGTACGCCAGAAAAATTTACCTGTTGCCGCTCTACCAGAAGTGACTATTCAATCCCAGCAAAAAGAACCATTGGGACAATTACGTCAATTTATTGAGCATTTTAAAGGAAATTTATTGTTTTCTGTGGAGACGGAAGGTCGCCGAGAGACTTTGCTTGATTTGCTTTCACCGTTAAAACTCAAGCCAAAACAAATTCAATCTTTGGAACAGATTGAAAATGAAAAATTTAGCTTGTTAGTCAGCTCTCTTGAACAAGGTTTTATAATTGAAAAATCGCTTCCTGTTGCGATTATTGGCGAAGCTAATTTGCTTGGCGAGCGCATTCAACAACGTTCTAGAGACAAACGTAAAACAATTAATCCTGATACGCTTGTACGAAATCTTGCCGAACTGAAAATAGGGCAGCCAGTTGTGCATCTTGATCACGGTGTGGGACGTTATGGCGGTTTGGTCACCTTAGATACAGGTGGCATTAAAGCCGAATATTTGCTACTAAATTATGCAAATGAATCGAAACTTTATGTGCCAGTGACTTCATTACATTTGATTAGCCGTTATGTTGGTGGTTCTGATGAAAGTGCGCCATTACATAAATTAGGGAACGAGGCTTGGGCGAAATCGCGCCAAAAAGCAGCGGAGAAAATTCGTGATGTGGCGGCAGAGTTATTAGATGTTTACGCACAACGTGAAGCGAAGAAAGGCTTTGCCTTTAAATATGATCGTGAAGAATTTCAACAATTTGCTGCAACCTTTCCTTTTGAAGAAACCTACGATCAGGAAATGGCAATTAATGCGGTAATTTCGGATATGTGTCAGCCTAAGGCAATGGATCGCCTTGTTTGTGGTGATGTGGGTTTTGGTAAAACTGAAGTGGCAATGCGCGCTGCGTTTTTGGCTGTGATGAATCATAAGCAAGTAGCAGTGCTAGTGCCAACCACACTGTTAGCCCAACAGCATTATGAGAATTTTAAAGATCGTTTTGCGAATTTACCTGTGAATGTCGAAGTGTTATCGCGTTTCAAAACTGCAAAAGAACAAAAACAAATTCTGGAAAACCTTGCAGAAGGCAAAGTCGATATACTGATTGGTACCCATAAATTAATTCAATCAGATGTAAAATTTAACGATCTTGGATTGTTGATTATTGATGAAGAACATCGTTTTGGTGTAGGGCAAAAAGAGAAAATCAAACAGCTTCGTGCGAATATCGATATTCTTACGCTAACGGCAACGCCAATTCCTCGAACACTTAATATGGCGATGAATGGCATTCGTGATCTTTCCATTATTTCTACGCCTCCTGCGCGCCGATTAAGTATTAAAACCTTCGTCCGTCAGAATGACGATCTTGTTGTACGAGAAGCGATTTTGCGTGAAATCTTACGTGGTGGGCAGGTTTATTATCTCCACAATGATGTCGCAAGCATTGAAAATACAGCAGAAAAACTGACCGCACTTGTGCCAGAAGCGCGAGTGATTGTGGGGCATGGACAAATGCGAGAACGTGAGTTAGAACGTGTGATGAGTGATTTTTATCATCAGCGTTATAACGTCTTAGTTTGTTCAACCATTATCGAAACGGGTATTGATGTACCAACGGCAAATACCATTATTATTGAACGAGCGGATCATTTTGGTTTGGCTCAGTTGCATCAATTACGTGGACGAGTTGGGCGTTCACATCATCAGGCTTATGCTTATTTGCTTACGCCACCGCCAAAGATGATGACAAAAGATGCTGAACGCCGTCTAGATGCGTTGGAAAATCTTGATAATCTTGGGGCTGGTTTTATCTTGGCAACCCACGATTTAGAGATTCGTGGTGCTGGCGAATTACTTGGAAACGAACAAAGTGGACAAATTGAAAGCATCGGTTTTTCGCTTTATATGGAATTATTGGATGCAGCGGTTAAAGCGTTAAAAGAAGGGCGTGAACCATCATTAGAAGAATTGACGCAACAACAAGCGGATATTGAATTGCGTGTGCCTGCTTTACTGCCTGATGATTATCTAGGAGACGTGAATATGCGTTTATCCTTTTATAAACGCATTGCTGCAGCGGAGAGTAAAGCAGAATTAGATGAATTAAAAGTTGAGTTGATTGACAGATTTGGATTATTGCCTGATGCAACGAAAAATTTATTACAAATTACAGAGTTGCGTTTATTGGTTGAGCCGTTGAACGTTGTGCGAATTGATGCTGGAACGCAAGGTGGTTTTATTGAGTTTTCAGCAAAAGCACAAGTGAATCCAGATAAATTTATTCAATTAATTCAAAAAGAACCTATTGTGTATCGATTTGATGGCCCATTAAAATTTAAGTTCATGAAAGATTTATCTGATAACAAAGTGCGGTTAGAATTTGTGGTGGATTTGTTAAGAACGATTGCTGCATAAAAAGAAGCCCGATCATTGTGATCGGACTTTTTTCTTAAATATATCAAGTAGATTATTGCACTAATAAATAGAAATTACTGTCACCTCGTAAAATATTAAGTGCAACTGCTGACGGTTCAGTTTCAAGCACTTTATTTAATTCACGAATGTTTTCGATCATTTGACGATTAATACCAATAATAATATCGCCCGATTTTAAACCACGTTGTGCAGCCAGCGAATTAGGTTGAATTTTTGTGATTTCAATTCCTTTAACGCCTTTAGCATCGTAGTCTTTCAATGTTGCACCATCTAATGCAGGCAACTCAGTTTTTGAGGAAAGTTGGCTACCATCATCCGCTTGTAATTTCATTTTAACGTCGTGGGATTTGCCATCACGTAAGTAAGTCAAGCTAATCTCTTTGCCTGCACCAGTGGTTGCGATTTTTGCACGAATTTCAGCGAAACTTGAGATTTTTTGACCGTTCATCGCCGTGATAATATCGCCCGCTTTAAGTCCTGCTTTTTCAGCAGCAGATTTCGGTAAAACTTCACTTACAAATGCGCCTTGTTGCGCGCTTACATTAAAGGCTTTGGCTAAATCAGCATTGAGTTCGCCCCCTTTAATACCAAGCAATCCGCGACGCACTTGACCAAATTCTAAAATTTGTTGCACTAAATTGCTTGCTTGATTACTTGGAATCGCAAAGGCAATTCCTGCATTGCCACCGCTTGGCGAAATAATTGCGGTATTAATTCCAATAAGTTCGCCATTTAGATTGACTAATGCACCACCCGAATTACCGCGGTTTACTGCTGCATCGGTTTGAATATAGTTTTCATAAGTGCCACTGTCAGAACCTGTTGAACGACCCAATGCAGAAACAATACCTGATGTCACAGTTTGACCTAAACCAAATGGATTACCGATTGCAACAGTGAAATCGCCTACGCGTAATTTGTCGGAATCAGCAAATTTGATTTCTGTTAAATTACTTGGTTTTTCAAGCTGTACTAATGCAATATCTGATTGTTCATCTTTACCCACTAATTTTGCTTTAAATTCACGCCCATCTTGTAATTGCACGGTAATTTTATCAGCTCCATCAATAACATGATTATTGGTTAAAACATAGCCTTTGCTTGCATTAATAATGACACCAGAACCTAAACCACGGAAGTTACGCTTTGACTCTCCACGTCCACCAAATTGTTCGGCAAAACGATCGCCAAAGAAGAATTTAAATTCTTCAGGAATATCGTCTAGGAAAGGAGAACGAGAATCTACTTTAGCTTTTCCTTCAACGGAAAGAGTGACAACGGCAGGTTGTACTTTTTCTAACATTGGTGCAAGACTGTTTTGTTCCGAAACAAAACTTGGCAAAGTGGCTTGAGCAATAAATGATGTGCTTAATACACTTAATCCAAGTGCAATACTATTTAATACAAAACGTGTTTTTTTCATAAATACTCCAAAATAGATTTCAGATAACGTGGTCTGTAAGACAAAAAAATAAAAAAAATGTTCAATAAGAGGAGAGCAAATTATCTTGTTTAAAAGGAAATCGGAGCAGTACAAAAACGGTCTTACAAGTAGCAAATTCTATAAATTTATGTTCTAATACGCGCAATTTTCTAGTCAATAAAAAGGTCAAAAAATGAGCTGGATTAACCGAATTTTTAGTAAAAGTCCTTCTTCTTCCACTCGAAAAGCCAATGTGCCAGAAGGCGTATGGACAAAATGTACTGCTTGTGAACAAGTACTTTATAGTGAAGAACTCAAACGTAATCTGTATGTTTGCCCGAAATGTGGTCATCATATGCGTATTGATGCTCGTGAGCGTTTATTAAATTTATTGGACGAAGATTCAAGCCAAGAAATTGCGGCAGATTTAGAACCAAAAGATATTTTAAAATTTAAAGATTTAAAGAAATATAAAGATCGTATCAATGCGGCACAAAAAGAAACGGGCGAGAAAGATGCACTAATTACTATGACAGGCACGCTTTATAATATGCCAATCGTTGTGGCTGCATCGAACTTTGCTTTTATGGGCGGTTCAATGGGTTCTGTAGTTGGTGCAAAATTTGTTAAAGCGGCTGAAAAAGCAATAGAAATGAATTGTCCATTTGTGTGTTTCTCTGCAAGTGGCGGGGCGCGTATGCAAGAAGCCTTGTTTTCTTTAATGCAAATGGCAAAAACTAGCGCGGTGCTTGCCCAAATGCGTGAAAAAGGTGTGCCGTTTATTTCGGTATTAACGGATCCGACTTTAGGCGGCGTATCAGCCAGTTTTGCGATGTTAGGGGATTTAAATATTGCCGAGCCAAAAGCCTTAATTGGTTTTGCAGGGCCACGCGTTATTGAACAAACTGTGCGTGAAAAATTGCCAGAAGGTTTCCAACGTAGTGAATTTTTACTTGAGAAAGGGGCAATTGATATGATCGTGAAACGTTCAGAAATGCGTC
Proteins encoded:
- a CDS encoding HigA family addiction module antitoxin, with amino-acid sequence MMTRKPTSVGEILQEEFLEPLSLKISDLAQILDVHRNTASNIVNNSSRITLEMAVKLAKVFDTTPEFWLNLQTRIDLWDLEHNKRFQQSLANVKPALHRHDTSTFAM
- the ettA gene encoding energy-dependent translational throttle protein EttA, with the protein product MSSQFVYTMHRVGKVVPPKRHILKDISLSFFPGAKIGVLGLNGAGKSTLLRIMAGVDKEFEGEARPQPGIKIGYLPQEPKLEPQQTVREAVEEAVSEVKNALTRLDEVYALYADPDADFDKLAAEQANLEAIIQAHDGHNLDNQLERAADALRLPDWDAKIEHLSGGERRRVALCRLLLEKPDMLLLDEPTNHLDAESVAWLERFLHDYEGTVVAITHDRYFLDNVAGWILELDRGEGIPWEGNYSSWLEQKEKRLEQEQATENARQKSIAKELEWVRQNPKGRQAKSKARMARFDELNSGEYQKRNETNELFIPPGPRLGDKVIEVQNLTKSYGDRTLIDDLSFSIPKGAIVGIIGANGAGKSTLFRMLSGQEQPDSGSVTMGETVVLASVDQFRDAMDDKKTVWEEVSNGQDILTIGNFEIPSRAYVGRFNFKGVDQQKRVGELSGGERGRLHLAKLLQRGGNVLLLDEPTNDLDVETLRALENAILEFPGCAMVISHDRWFLDRIATHILDYGDEGKVTFYEGNFSDYEEWKKKTLGDAATQPHRIKYKRIAK
- a CDS encoding SirB2 family protein → MLVDLHIFFAFLSLALLVIRGAMQLNGKNWRSIKLLKILPHLSDTLLIVSGVVILYLFAFGIEWWLVAKFALLILYILFAAKFFSKKVSQPKSFFFWLACVSFIGAMLIAYLK
- a CDS encoding tRNA(Met) cytidine acetyltransferase TmcA, with protein sequence MSSRQLQILICKTLLLVPDNVLIIGESGIAFSKATNLLGQEFEHILFDGRNGIHLEALAVAAGTLKMGGTLCLVLSDWENLSQQPDQDSLRWNGNQSAIATPNFIDHFKQCIEHYHFPILREESAVEFPPIFYSNENHKNATLAQQQIIETILQTEQDIYFLTAKRGRGKSALLGMLANQIQAPVYLTAPNKSAVHSVIEFSEGDIEFIAPDELALTLQSESEFSQSAWLLVDEAAMIPLPLLQEYSRYFQHIVFSTTIHSYEGTGRGFELKFKRKIHRTFQHFELKQPLRWQENDPLEHFIDDLLLLNAEDDFQQFPFQPHLPYQIREVQKPHHIVDFYGLMTLAHYRTSPLDLRRLLDGKNQRFYFAEYQQNLLGAIWALEEGNMADDELIIQIQQGKRRPKGNLVPQALCFHENLSQACKLRSLRISRIAVQPNWQQKGIGQNLMQAMENADVDFLSVSFGYTDELAKFWQKCGFVLVHLGEHQEASSGCYSAIALKGISKEGLALVDTAYKQFQRNLPLSFHPFAINFEQNQLDWQLDDFDWMGLKNFANFHRTLFSSIPAIRRLLKLAGKENFPLISAYLTKKQLPINKKKGVECLRLEIKQYLERGTL
- a CDS encoding DUF5363 family protein, with translation MTEQAAKPKGWFKRALEKYDNFIKEWGLDQPNCSCVPMSATEDENGNLKKKESSLKK
- the mfd gene encoding transcription-repair coupling factor is translated as MKTAFFQPDIPTQPNDHKILGNVLPGADALAISEIAEQNQNLTVVVTPDTRSAVRLSRVLSELSSQNVCLFPDWETLPYDTFSPHQEIISSRLSALFHLQNAKKGIFLLPISTLMQRLCPPQYLQHNVLLIKKGDRLVIDKMRLQLEAAGYRAVEQVLEHGEYAVRGALLDLFPMGSAVPFRLDFFDDEIDSIRTFDVDTQRTLDEISSINLLPAHEFPTDDKGIEFFRAQFRETFGEIRRDPEHIYQQISKGTLISGIEYWQPLFFAEMATLFDYLPEQTLFVDMENNQTQGERFYQDAKQRYEQRKVDPMRPLLSPEKLWLNVDEVNRRLKSYPRITFKAEKVRSSVRQKNLPVAALPEVTIQSQQKEPLGQLRQFIEHFKGNLLFSVETEGRRETLLDLLSPLKLKPKQIQSLEQIENEKFSLLVSSLEQGFIIEKSLPVAIIGEANLLGERIQQRSRDKRKTINPDTLVRNLAELKIGQPVVHLDHGVGRYGGLVTLDTGGIKAEYLLLNYANESKLYVPVTSLHLISRYVGGSDESAPLHKLGNEAWAKSRQKAAEKIRDVAAELLDVYAQREAKKGFAFKYDREEFQQFAATFPFEETYDQEMAINAVISDMCQPKAMDRLVCGDVGFGKTEVAMRAAFLAVMNHKQVAVLVPTTLLAQQHYENFKDRFANLPVNVEVLSRFKTAKEQKQILENLAEGKVDILIGTHKLIQSDVKFNDLGLLIIDEEHRFGVGQKEKIKQLRANIDILTLTATPIPRTLNMAMNGIRDLSIISTPPARRLSIKTFVRQNDDLVVREAILREILRGGQVYYLHNDVASIENTAEKLTALVPEARVIVGHGQMRERELERVMSDFYHQRYNVLVCSTIIETGIDVPTANTIIIERADHFGLAQLHQLRGRVGRSHHQAYAYLLTPPPKMMTKDAERRLDALENLDNLGAGFILATHDLEIRGAGELLGNEQSGQIESIGFSLYMELLDAAVKALKEGREPSLEELTQQQADIELRVPALLPDDYLGDVNMRLSFYKRIAAAESKAELDELKVELIDRFGLLPDATKNLLQITELRLLVEPLNVVRIDAGTQGGFIEFSAKAQVNPDKFIQLIQKEPIVYRFDGPLKFKFMKDLSDNKVRLEFVVDLLRTIAA
- a CDS encoding DegQ family serine endoprotease produces the protein MKKTRFVLNSIALGLSVLSTSFIAQATLPSFVSEQNSLAPMLEKVQPAVVTLSVEGKAKVDSRSPFLDDIPEEFKFFFGDRFAEQFGGRGESKRNFRGLGSGVIINASKGYVLTNNHVIDGADKITVQLQDGREFKAKLVGKDEQSDIALVQLEKPSNLTEIKFADSDKLRVGDFTVAIGNPFGLGQTVTSGIVSALGRSTGSDSGTYENYIQTDAAVNRGNSGGALVNLNGELIGINTAIISPSGGNAGIAFAIPSNQASNLVQQILEFGQVRRGLLGIKGGELNADLAKAFNVSAQQGAFVSEVLPKSAAEKAGLKAGDIITAMNGQKISSFAEIRAKIATTGAGKEISLTYLRDGKSHDVKMKLQADDGSQLSSKTELPALDGATLKDYDAKGVKGIEITKIQPNSLAAQRGLKSGDIIIGINRQMIENIRELNKVLETEPSAVALNILRGDSNFYLLVQ
- the accD gene encoding acetyl-CoA carboxylase, carboxyltransferase subunit beta, with the translated sequence MSWINRIFSKSPSSSTRKANVPEGVWTKCTACEQVLYSEELKRNLYVCPKCGHHMRIDARERLLNLLDEDSSQEIAADLEPKDILKFKDLKKYKDRINAAQKETGEKDALITMTGTLYNMPIVVAASNFAFMGGSMGSVVGAKFVKAAEKAIEMNCPFVCFSASGGARMQEALFSLMQMAKTSAVLAQMREKGVPFISVLTDPTLGGVSASFAMLGDLNIAEPKALIGFAGPRVIEQTVREKLPEGFQRSEFLLEKGAIDMIVKRSEMRQTLASVLSKLTNQPSPFMEPELISGDE